The nucleotide sequence CGCACGCATTTCGATATCGGCGGGCGAATTAATGAAGGGCGTTCGGCTCGGCGACTCCATCGCCATTAACGGGGCCTGCATGACCGTGGTCGCCTTTGAGGGCTCAAAGTTTGAGGCCGATATTTCGCCCGAGAGCTTGAGAATGACCAACCTTGGTGGCCTCAAGGCCGGCGACAAGGTGAATCTCGAAAGGGCGCTGGCGCTTGGCGATCGACTGGGGGGCCACATGGTGAGTGGCCATATCGATGGAATGGGCAAGATTCGCGACAGAAGGGCGGACGGCGATTCGATTTGGCTAACCGTTGAGGCCCCAGCCGAGGTGATGCGCTATGTGGTTTTCAAAGGTTCTATTGCCGTTGACGGCATTAGCCTAACTGTGGCGACCTGTGATGAGGATTCCTTTTCAATTGCCATCATTCCCCACACGAGCGAGCACACGACTCTTACCGCCAAGCGAGACGGCGCGGTGGTGAATCTTGAGGCGGATTTGGTTGGCAAGTAT is from Nitrospinaceae bacterium and encodes:
- a CDS encoding riboflavin synthase, which codes for MFSGIIEVLGEVRSMASSESGARISISAGELMKGVRLGDSIAINGACMTVVAFEGSKFEADISPESLRMTNLGGLKAGDKVNLERALALGDRLGGHMVSGHIDGMGKIRDRRADGDSIWLTVEAPAEVMRYVVFKGSIAVDGISLTVATCDEDSFSIAIIPHTSEHTTLTAKRDGAVVNLEADLVGKYVEKLVSPHAQAARADSTQAGGDGVSMDKLKEHGYA